TTCTGTGTATGCGTACTATACCATATATACTTCGTCTTGATGTCTTACCGCATCGGTGCTCTCGTTCAGACAGATGAGGTGACACAACAGAGTGAGGTATCATTTTCACTGCCCTTGTTGCCGCAAATGCCTTTGGCGATGTCATTGAACCCGGGACGGGGCGCATCCTGGCTGGTCCTCGTCTTACGGACGGGGATACCGGCAGCCAGCGATATCCACTGGGGAACATACAGGAAATTCAGGTAAGGTCGTGGACTCGGCATGGCTACTGTGATTTGCCGGCGGTAAACCTTTACAAAACCTTTATGAATACTTTACGTATAATTTATAAACTTAATATTCGCGTTCATGAAGGCGTGCTATGCTGAATATAGATGTGGCAGGTGTCAGGTTCGGCCACACTGATAGGGAATGAGTATGAAGGCTATCAGGCACTACTTTACCGGTATTCGTAAAATGATATACTCCCTGGTGGCGCTGGTATTACTGGTGGTCGTCGACGGGGGTTTGACGAATGTTCTCGTTAATAGCGGAGCGGTGCGAGAGGGAAACCCTCTCCTGGTGTCTCTGGTAGGTGGTGGAGAATTCCTGGTCTTGAAGTTGGTAGGGGCATTGCTCTG
The sequence above is a segment of the Dehalococcoidales bacterium genome. Coding sequences within it:
- a CDS encoding DUF5658 family protein, which gives rise to MKAIRHYFTGIRKMIYSLVALVLLVVVDGGLTNVLVNSGAVREGNPLLVSLVGGGEFLVLKLVGALLCAFILWDIYRQRPKMAIIGTSCLVAAYAGIVLWNLSLLLASQL